From the genome of Geoglobus ahangari, one region includes:
- the rpsB gene encoding 30S ribosomal protein S2: MIKEKEGMMREAEEGYEYLVPPDEYLAAGVHIGTQIKTGDMKKFIYKVRPDGLYVLDIRILDERLKLAGKLLARYNPSKILVVAARQYGQKPVTMFAKVTGADYVIERFVPGTLTNPAIKEYREPDIVVVTDPAIDSQAVDEATDIGIPVVALCDSNNSVANVDFVIPTNNKGRKALALVYWILAREVLKNRGFTEFPYSVEDFEAEI; this comes from the coding sequence ATGATAAAGGAAAAAGAGGGCATGATGAGGGAAGCAGAGGAGGGGTACGAGTACCTCGTACCTCCGGACGAGTACCTCGCGGCAGGAGTGCACATTGGAACACAGATAAAGACGGGCGACATGAAGAAGTTCATCTACAAGGTCAGGCCGGATGGACTTTATGTCCTTGACATAAGGATTCTCGACGAGAGGCTGAAGCTCGCAGGGAAGCTCCTTGCACGCTACAACCCATCAAAGATTCTTGTGGTGGCTGCGAGGCAGTACGGCCAGAAGCCCGTGACGATGTTTGCAAAGGTTACTGGGGCTGACTACGTCATAGAGCGCTTCGTCCCCGGCACGCTCACCAATCCTGCCATCAAGGAGTACAGGGAGCCAGACATTGTGGTTGTCACCGACCCTGCCATAGACTCGCAGGCAGTTGATGAGGCCACCGACATAGGTATCCCTGTGGTGGCTCTGTGCGACTCCAACAACAGCGTCGCAAACGTGGACTTCGTCATTCCTACGAACAACAAGGGAAGGAAGGCTCTGGCGCTGGTTTACTGGATTCTGGCGAGAGAGGTGCTCAAGAACCGCGGTTTTACCGAGTTTCCGTACAGCGTCGAGGACTTTGAGGCTGAAATTTAA
- a CDS encoding metallophosphoesterase family protein, whose product MRFAHLADVHLGYRQYGSEERALDFAQAFKKAVEFAEEQNVDFMLIAGDLFHKKSEMDPVTLAQATVVLERTGCQVIAVEGNHDSTYFRERFTWMDYLSSQGLVVNLKPSFAGGEMEVEEWDGRSGAYIDVGDARVYGLKYYGMLTEKILDSYLPHVVGDGFTIFMSHFGVEGYMNIYGCINSERLHVHRERIDYVALGHIHKKYVEDDFIFNPGSLESCDLNEYRFEKGIFLVEYDGELSYRHVSSFYRPRVFRVIELNFEDYSSLRERLLRERGEGKEVVHLRISTDRNIDREKIEGIARETLNPLVLRVEVDYSRGVLQATNLSVSSRKEIERSVISAILKGFGYEDIAEEVLRLKELFVEGRIEAVDDIVTAIISEKVEEAREELKREEREFETAEDGEEEWRWWEAG is encoded by the coding sequence GTGAGATTTGCTCACCTCGCAGATGTTCATCTTGGCTACAGGCAGTACGGCAGTGAGGAGAGGGCTCTCGACTTCGCTCAGGCCTTCAAGAAGGCGGTGGAGTTTGCTGAAGAGCAGAACGTCGATTTCATGCTCATAGCCGGTGATCTGTTTCACAAGAAGAGCGAGATGGATCCCGTGACCCTCGCGCAGGCAACCGTGGTTCTCGAGAGGACTGGGTGTCAGGTCATTGCGGTCGAGGGGAACCACGACTCAACGTACTTCAGGGAGAGGTTCACGTGGATGGACTACCTGAGCTCTCAGGGGCTCGTGGTCAACCTGAAACCCTCTTTTGCAGGTGGAGAGATGGAGGTTGAGGAGTGGGACGGAAGGAGCGGGGCGTACATCGACGTTGGGGATGCGAGGGTGTACGGGCTGAAGTACTATGGGATGCTCACCGAGAAAATTCTCGACTCCTACCTGCCTCACGTTGTGGGCGATGGATTTACGATCTTCATGTCCCACTTCGGCGTTGAGGGCTACATGAACATCTACGGCTGCATAAACTCCGAGAGACTCCACGTCCACAGGGAGAGGATAGATTATGTTGCCCTCGGGCACATCCACAAGAAGTACGTGGAGGACGACTTCATATTCAACCCCGGAAGCTTGGAGAGCTGCGACCTCAACGAGTATCGCTTTGAGAAGGGCATTTTTCTGGTTGAATACGACGGCGAGCTGAGCTACAGGCACGTCAGCTCCTTCTACAGGCCGAGGGTTTTCAGGGTGATCGAGCTAAACTTTGAAGACTACTCGAGCCTCAGGGAGAGGCTGCTGAGGGAGAGGGGGGAGGGAAAAGAGGTGGTGCACCTCAGGATAAGCACTGACAGGAACATCGACAGGGAGAAGATTGAGGGGATCGCGAGGGAGACTCTGAATCCGCTCGTTCTGAGGGTTGAGGTTGATTACTCACGAGGAGTTCTGCAGGCCACGAACCTCTCTGTCTCATCCAGAAAGGAGATAGAGAGGAGCGTCATCTCCGCTATACTGAAGGGATTCGGGTATGAGGACATAGCCGAGGAGGTGCTCAGGCTCAAGGAGCTGTTCGTGGAAGGGAGGATTGAGGCTGTGGATGATATAGTCACGGCCATAATCTCCGAGAAGGTTGAGGAGGCAAGGGAGGAGCTTAAGAGGGAGGAAAGGGAGTTCGAAACTGCTGAAGACGGCGAAGAAGAGTGGAGGTGGTGGGAGGCGGGATGA
- a CDS encoding AAA family ATPase, which produces MVGGGMIHEVYLENIKSYRRQRIRLTRGLNAIIGENGAGKSTILEAIGFALFNSLPYNISEFLRRGEVRGEVAVRLESPLDGRVYRVVRRIERDRTAEYYVEDEELGRVAEGVRDVKGWVKTHFSLDVEPEVVFENAIGVNQGNITAHFLLSPSQRKGIFSPLLGIEMYDRAFERSREYERMLEEKISSLRVELSRLEERKRVLERRKEELEKAEKRLKELGRRLEESVERLTSLQKSFEELRSLRDELERLRAEVKRVEQIVDIEREELQRIERDLREIREFEKSLERLEAPYRKYLSLEKEHERMKARVRELEAQVEKLRALRQRIAVLRDRIASTVESVRKKRESLGDTEELERLAEEERALRKRLERIEGAIAEKKGLESVIAELESRVGEIRRELSGLRKKRGELDRLVEKARRLEKVEEKRDGLKSIISKLEHQIRQLERTVERIGEGRCPLIDVDCERVREEKMRYEEDLEKLREKLKRYLEMLGKAEKAVNLKKELDKKVFSLSRELEREKDLERELEEKVARLGELRKRAEELENTISARDEVVKALERVEGSEKKLEVVRSVLREIEELERRIEENRSELKAIEKEEEQLRGSEEEHNRLISELSRVEEEMKALRGDYEKYIATVERLKVRESLEERKRDVEGNVKENERRLEELRRRMDELEGRFSEEDFRRLESEVEKARSEVASIKGEMSAVERGVRRLRGEVEELEADAERFERVAAEVEVLERKLEFVRDLREVFKKAVPELARIYAELVSVEANRIFCEIMDDYSWQIEWTEDYGIRARYMGREIDFRQMSGGEQMVAALSVRLALLKATSSSPVVFFDEPTQNMDSERRRNFAQQISRISDFRQIVVISHDDTFEEMVENAIRVRKENGVSVA; this is translated from the coding sequence GTGGTGGGAGGCGGGATGATCCACGAGGTCTACCTCGAGAACATAAAGAGCTACAGGAGGCAGAGAATAAGGCTCACGAGGGGTCTGAACGCGATCATAGGTGAAAATGGAGCCGGAAAATCCACGATTCTGGAGGCCATAGGCTTCGCCCTCTTCAACTCCCTCCCCTACAACATCTCAGAGTTCCTTCGAAGAGGTGAGGTCAGGGGAGAGGTGGCGGTAAGGCTCGAGAGCCCCCTCGACGGGAGGGTTTACAGGGTGGTCAGGAGGATAGAGAGGGACAGAACAGCCGAGTACTACGTTGAGGACGAGGAGCTCGGGAGGGTGGCTGAAGGAGTGAGGGATGTGAAAGGCTGGGTCAAGACCCACTTCAGCCTTGACGTCGAGCCAGAAGTTGTCTTCGAGAACGCGATAGGGGTGAATCAGGGCAACATCACGGCACACTTCCTCCTGAGCCCGAGCCAGAGGAAGGGGATATTCTCTCCTCTTCTCGGGATAGAGATGTACGACAGGGCATTCGAGAGGAGCAGGGAGTACGAGAGGATGCTTGAGGAGAAAATCTCCAGCCTGAGGGTGGAGCTCTCGAGACTCGAGGAGAGAAAGAGGGTGCTCGAGAGGAGGAAAGAGGAGCTTGAGAAGGCCGAGAAAAGGCTCAAAGAGCTAGGAAGAAGGCTCGAAGAGAGTGTAGAAAGGCTCACGTCTCTCCAGAAGTCCTTCGAAGAGCTCAGGAGTTTGAGGGACGAGCTGGAGAGGCTCAGGGCTGAGGTGAAGAGAGTCGAGCAGATCGTGGACATTGAGAGAGAGGAGCTGCAGAGGATTGAGAGAGATCTTAGGGAGATCCGGGAGTTCGAGAAGTCCCTTGAGAGGCTTGAGGCCCCGTACAGAAAATACCTGAGCCTCGAGAAGGAGCACGAGAGGATGAAAGCCCGTGTCAGAGAGCTTGAGGCTCAGGTGGAGAAGCTCAGGGCTTTGAGGCAGAGGATTGCCGTACTGAGGGACAGGATAGCCTCAACTGTCGAGAGTGTGAGAAAGAAGAGGGAGAGCCTCGGGGACACCGAGGAGCTCGAGAGACTGGCTGAGGAGGAACGGGCTCTGAGAAAGAGGCTGGAGAGGATAGAGGGTGCAATTGCGGAGAAGAAGGGGCTTGAGAGCGTTATTGCCGAGCTTGAGAGCAGAGTTGGGGAGATCAGGAGGGAGCTTTCCGGCCTGAGGAAGAAGAGGGGGGAGCTGGACAGGCTGGTCGAAAAGGCTCGCAGGCTTGAGAAAGTTGAGGAGAAGAGGGACGGCCTGAAGAGCATAATCTCCAAGCTCGAGCACCAGATCAGGCAGCTTGAGAGAACCGTTGAGAGGATAGGGGAGGGCAGGTGCCCCCTCATCGACGTGGACTGCGAGAGGGTCAGGGAGGAAAAGATGAGGTACGAGGAGGATCTGGAGAAGCTGAGGGAAAAGCTGAAAAGGTACCTTGAGATGCTGGGCAAGGCCGAGAAGGCTGTGAACCTGAAGAAGGAGCTGGACAAGAAGGTTTTCTCCCTCAGCAGGGAGCTCGAGAGGGAAAAAGATCTCGAAAGGGAGCTTGAGGAAAAGGTGGCGAGACTGGGGGAGCTTAGAAAGAGGGCTGAGGAGCTCGAGAACACAATTTCGGCGAGAGATGAGGTCGTGAAGGCACTCGAGAGGGTTGAGGGGAGTGAGAAGAAGCTCGAGGTTGTCAGGAGCGTTCTCAGGGAGATAGAGGAGCTCGAGAGGAGGATCGAGGAGAACAGGTCGGAGCTGAAGGCTATCGAGAAAGAAGAGGAGCAGCTGAGAGGCTCTGAGGAGGAGCACAATCGCCTGATCTCTGAGCTGAGCAGGGTGGAGGAGGAGATGAAAGCTCTCAGGGGAGACTACGAGAAATACATCGCCACGGTTGAAAGGCTGAAGGTCAGGGAGAGCCTTGAAGAGAGAAAGAGGGATGTTGAGGGAAACGTGAAAGAGAACGAGAGAAGGCTTGAGGAGCTGAGAAGGAGGATGGACGAGCTGGAAGGGAGGTTCAGCGAGGAGGACTTCAGGAGGCTCGAGAGCGAGGTGGAAAAGGCGAGGTCTGAGGTAGCCTCCATAAAGGGGGAGATGTCCGCGGTGGAGAGGGGGGTCAGGAGGCTAAGGGGCGAGGTTGAGGAGCTTGAGGCAGATGCAGAGAGGTTTGAGAGGGTTGCAGCAGAAGTCGAGGTTCTTGAGAGGAAGCTCGAGTTCGTCAGGGATTTAAGGGAGGTGTTCAAGAAAGCCGTTCCGGAGCTGGCGAGGATATATGCAGAGCTCGTCAGTGTGGAGGCTAACAGGATATTCTGCGAGATCATGGACGACTATTCCTGGCAGATCGAGTGGACGGAGGACTACGGGATAAGGGCGAGGTACATGGGGAGGGAGATCGACTTCAGGCAGATGAGCGGTGGGGAGCAGATGGTCGCAGCTCTCTCCGTCAGGCTCGCTCTCCTCAAGGCCACGTCCTCCTCTCCAGTGGTGTTCTTCGACGAGCCTACCCAGAACATGGACTCGGAGAGGAGGAGGAACTTCGCCCAGCAGATCTCGAGGATCTCGGACTTCAGGCAGATAGTCGTCATAAGCCACGACGACACGTTCGAGGAGA